Proteins encoded together in one Caldicellulosiruptor saccharolyticus DSM 8903 window:
- a CDS encoding ATP-binding protein, with protein MEEKIRLYRLCFESLKVYRSLLHDSVLEKLYNLICYIDDGNQDFKKVINLYSTVYYNLLEASTGCSLKEYIIEKILFSENAFAKLSAKGINNIAVDESLKKAAAHDLDCLEFISNFSGKDIEKYLKSLDNFPNFSAENFLVSESTNALSHTTLDNTVKNIIEKFLDTSPWSSLIEELVEFHKQNGFGIFARYKGFSWDGNNLVGIENLDPIRLDSLVNIDRQKKIVVENTLAFLNGQRVNNILLYGSRGTGKSSTVKAILNEFSHMGLRVVEVYKDQLYTFPKLVRILRDVPLKFIIFVDDLSFEDIEVNYTKLKAILEGSLEAMPQNVVIYATSNRRHLVKERFSDRNGLSDDEVHFRDTLEEKLSLADRFGIVVTYPSPTQQEYLAIVDEIAKKRGIEITEKLHRLALQWEMNYNGRSARTAKQFVDWYEAQVKMEKG; from the coding sequence ATGGAGGAGAAAATAAGGCTCTATAGACTCTGTTTTGAAAGTTTAAAAGTCTATCGAAGCCTTCTTCATGATAGTGTTCTTGAAAAGCTGTATAATCTTATCTGCTATATTGACGATGGAAATCAGGATTTTAAAAAAGTTATAAATCTTTACAGTACAGTTTATTACAATCTTTTAGAAGCCAGCACAGGGTGTAGTTTGAAAGAATACATTATTGAGAAAATTCTTTTTAGTGAAAATGCCTTCGCAAAATTATCAGCAAAAGGTATTAACAATATAGCAGTAGATGAGAGTCTAAAAAAAGCTGCAGCCCATGATTTAGACTGTCTTGAGTTTATATCAAACTTTTCAGGAAAAGATATTGAAAAATATTTGAAAAGCTTGGATAACTTCCCAAACTTTTCGGCTGAAAATTTTTTAGTGAGTGAAAGCACAAATGCCTTATCGCACACCACCCTTGACAATACTGTCAAAAATATCATTGAGAAGTTCTTGGATACAAGTCCTTGGAGTAGTTTAATTGAGGAGCTTGTAGAATTCCACAAGCAAAATGGCTTTGGAATCTTTGCAAGGTACAAAGGCTTTTCATGGGACGGAAATAATCTTGTGGGTATTGAAAATTTAGACCCAATAAGATTAGATAGCCTTGTAAATATTGACAGGCAGAAAAAGATTGTTGTTGAAAACACTTTGGCGTTTTTAAATGGCCAAAGGGTTAACAATATCCTGCTTTATGGCAGCAGAGGAACTGGCAAGTCATCAACTGTAAAAGCAATTTTGAACGAGTTTTCTCACATGGGTTTGAGAGTTGTTGAGGTGTACAAAGACCAGCTTTACACTTTTCCAAAATTAGTAAGAATCTTAAGAGATGTCCCGCTTAAGTTCATAATCTTTGTAGATGATTTGTCTTTTGAAGATATTGAGGTAAACTATACCAAACTAAAAGCCATTTTAGAAGGATCTTTAGAGGCAATGCCTCAAAATGTTGTTATATATGCAACCTCAAACAGAAGACACTTGGTAAAAGAAAGGTTTAGCGACAGAAATGGTCTTTCTGATGATGAAGTACACTTCAGAGATACTTTAGAAGAAAAACTTTCTCTTGCTGACAGGTTTGGAATAGTAGTCACATACCCATCCCCAACCCAGCAGGAATACCTTGCAATTGTTGATGAGATTGCAAAGAAAAGGGGAATTGAAATTACAGAAAAGCTTCACAGGCTTGCTCTGCAGTGGGAAATGAACTACAACGGCCGCTCAGCAAGAACAGCTAAGCAATTTGTTGACTGGTATGAGGCACAGGTTAAAATGGAAAAGGGCTAA
- a CDS encoding ArsR/SmtB family transcription factor, with protein MNLDEIFKALGDQNRLRILNLLLENELCVCEIEKVLGLTQSNVSRHLHELKNKRIVSCRKTSQWVYYRVSDEFCKEYGEFCEFLKTKLSSQEPFKSDLARCEEKKKGFSCEKTK; from the coding sequence ATGAATCTTGATGAAATTTTCAAGGCCTTGGGTGACCAAAATAGGCTTAGGATTTTAAATCTTCTTTTAGAAAATGAGCTTTGTGTGTGTGAAATTGAAAAGGTCTTAGGCCTTACTCAGTCGAATGTCTCAAGGCATCTTCATGAGCTAAAGAACAAGAGAATTGTTTCTTGCAGAAAAACATCACAGTGGGTTTACTATCGCGTATCTGATGAGTTTTGCAAAGAGTATGGTGAGTTTTGTGAGTTTTTGAAAACAAAACTTTCTTCGCAGGAACCTTTTAAAAGCGATTTGGCAAGGTGTGAAGAAAAGAAAAAAGGGTTTAGCTGCGAGAAAACTAAATAA
- a CDS encoding arsenate reductase ArsC, with translation MKPKVAFVCVGNSCRSQMAEGFVRYYGKDLIEVYSAGTEIADKVNPLAIEVMKEKGIDISSHYPKTIFDIPKEVDYLITMGCGVECPRLPCKHKEDWGLSDPAGKPIEEFRKIRDEIEKKVLDLIERIKKQYY, from the coding sequence ATGAAACCCAAAGTTGCTTTTGTGTGTGTTGGAAATTCCTGCCGAAGCCAGATGGCAGAAGGTTTTGTACGTTACTATGGCAAAGACTTAATTGAAGTCTACAGTGCAGGTACAGAGATAGCAGATAAAGTCAATCCTCTGGCAATTGAGGTTATGAAAGAAAAGGGAATTGACATCTCAAGCCACTATCCAAAGACAATTTTTGATATTCCAAAAGAAGTAGATTATTTAATCACAATGGGCTGTGGAGTTGAATGTCCACGCCTACCTTGCAAACACAAAGAAGACTGGGGCTTGAGTGACCCTGCAGGAAAGCCTATCGAAGAGTTTAGAAAAATCAGGGATGAGATAGAAAAGAAGGTTTTGGATTTGATTGAGAGGATTAAAAAACAGTATTATTGA
- a CDS encoding SurA N-terminal domain-containing protein — translation MKEKKVKRSFSLIIVVAISLISFSKVFSADIWTECGQKIKKIQQSEDNRVVAVVNGEKIYKKDLEIVYALEQASYLSQKESYQKLLKKYKASFLKPPVQKTKKDVLNSMIENLLLLQAAKKEGCIVSEKEAKDYYEKTKKTIQDVISGKISGDVESVKFANDVIEKLIKRWGITREEYDKKVIEQTRNMLSIQKLLNAKFEELRLKSKNLVIEDFRKEYINSLKKRAKIAIYEKSI, via the coding sequence TTGAAAGAAAAGAAAGTTAAAAGAAGTTTTTCATTGATAATAGTCGTAGCTATAAGCTTGATATCCTTTTCTAAAGTTTTCTCAGCAGATATTTGGACAGAATGTGGACAAAAAATAAAAAAAATACAGCAGTCAGAAGACAATAGAGTTGTAGCAGTGGTAAATGGCGAGAAGATTTATAAAAAGGATTTAGAGATTGTGTATGCATTAGAACAAGCAAGCTATTTATCTCAAAAAGAATCTTATCAAAAGCTTTTAAAAAAATACAAGGCAAGCTTTCTAAAGCCACCTGTGCAAAAGACAAAGAAAGATGTTTTAAACAGCATGATAGAAAATCTTCTTTTGCTTCAGGCTGCTAAAAAAGAAGGGTGTATAGTCTCAGAAAAAGAAGCAAAAGACTACTATGAAAAAACAAAGAAGACAATACAAGACGTAATAAGTGGAAAAATTTCAGGTGATGTGGAAAGTGTAAAGTTTGCAAATGATGTAATTGAGAAGCTCATCAAAAGATGGGGAATAACAAGAGAGGAGTATGACAAAAAAGTTATTGAACAGACAAGAAATATGCTTTCTATTCAGAAACTACTTAATGCAAAATTTGAAGAGTTAAGGCTCAAATCTAAGAATTTGGTAATTGAGGACTTTAGAAAGGAATATATAAATTCATTAAAGAAAAGAGCTAAAATAGCAATATATGAAAAGAGTATTTAA
- a CDS encoding M56 family metallopeptidase, which translates to MVWIRILGLDLACIALYIIIMHIIKNYIILSFQNSKNKEEAAAKLNTFFIWSIFVVSTAIGALAGFSVAAILKVKGLREFTLFMILLAFEIYVVIMFFTNKIHEKIFDQKLKSLFVIRQFVVVSLGLIVMLFIVLIPILANLKTDDYKYTYLLPISIFIGFYLFWLIFLNLQYPKKELKIDEYPFIKEVLKKFNFEDIKVILLETMGQKFANLFAAGVFKPQLLITSYALENLKEDQLAAIMVHEIGHIKRNHVRKILLGWIIAVFYYLAFVFGLESLTSYFVKSNVSFVLFILAILLVGTTQFFMLVSYISRIAEIEADIFVLKSGVDKEIYENALKSIYALNYIKSDVSKPLEKIQSHPSLKKRIQILTDAEKTQYKEYYLPFKKVYSMLLAAIVVLFSSYITFGILLPNNNLIKDSANIEKIKLIKYVPAPSEGSGNGNKVNLRVEKNITDIKEIQSILRCISKTKTKSDFANTLFKRDYEIEIYKKSSQPTIYSFSSSSGVIMKYVLAENFVKEGSRPWVGVNKGLGKVISKYFNNIEN; encoded by the coding sequence ATGGTTTGGATTAGAATATTGGGTCTGGATTTGGCATGTATTGCATTATACATTATTATTATGCATATTATCAAAAATTACATTATATTAAGCTTTCAAAACAGTAAGAACAAAGAGGAAGCAGCTGCAAAGCTAAATACCTTTTTTATTTGGTCAATATTTGTAGTTAGCACTGCAATAGGAGCGTTAGCTGGATTTTCGGTGGCAGCGATACTCAAGGTAAAGGGATTGCGTGAATTTACTTTGTTCATGATATTGTTAGCTTTTGAAATTTATGTTGTAATAATGTTTTTTACAAATAAAATTCATGAAAAAATTTTTGATCAAAAGTTAAAAAGTTTATTTGTAATAAGGCAGTTTGTGGTTGTTTCCTTGGGTTTAATTGTTATGCTTTTTATAGTTTTAATACCTATTTTAGCCAATTTAAAAACTGATGATTATAAATATACCTATCTTTTACCCATTTCTATTTTTATAGGGTTTTATTTATTTTGGTTAATATTTTTGAATCTGCAATATCCTAAGAAGGAACTAAAAATAGATGAATATCCTTTCATCAAAGAAGTTTTAAAAAAGTTTAATTTTGAAGATATAAAAGTTATTCTTCTTGAAACAATGGGACAAAAGTTTGCAAATCTTTTTGCAGCAGGTGTTTTTAAACCTCAGCTTTTAATCACTTCATATGCTTTAGAAAATTTAAAAGAAGACCAGCTTGCGGCAATTATGGTTCATGAAATAGGACATATAAAAAGAAACCATGTAAGAAAAATACTTTTGGGCTGGATTATAGCTGTATTTTATTATTTAGCCTTTGTTTTTGGACTTGAAAGTTTAACCAGTTATTTTGTAAAAAGCAACGTATCTTTTGTTCTTTTCATATTAGCTATCTTATTGGTAGGTACTACCCAATTTTTCATGTTAGTAAGTTATATTAGTCGAATTGCCGAAATTGAGGCAGACATATTTGTACTAAAAAGTGGTGTGGATAAAGAAATTTATGAGAACGCTCTGAAATCTATTTATGCGCTTAACTACATAAAAAGTGATGTTTCAAAACCACTTGAGAAGATTCAGTCCCACCCTTCACTTAAAAAGAGAATTCAGATATTGACTGATGCTGAAAAAACACAATATAAAGAATATTACCTACCTTTCAAAAAGGTTTATAGTATGTTGCTGGCAGCAATAGTAGTGCTCTTTAGTAGTTATATAACATTTGGTATACTACTGCCAAACAATAATTTGATTAAAGACTCCGCAAATATTGAAAAGATAAAATTGATAAAATATGTTCCAGCGCCGTCTGAAGGTAGTGGAAACGGCAATAAGGTTAATTTACGTGTGGAAAAAAACATCACTGACATAAAAGAAATACAAAGTATTTTAAGATGCATTAGCAAGACAAAAACTAAATCTGATTTTGCCAATACTCTATTTAAAAGGGATTATGAAATTGAAATATACAAAAAGAGTAGCCAGCCTACAATTTATTCTTTTTCATCAAGTTCAGGTGTGATTATGAAATATGTTTTAGCGGAAAATTTTGTAAAAGAGGGAAGTAGGCCATGGGTAGGAGTTAATAAAGGGCTTGGGAAAGTTATTTCAAAATATTTCAATAACATCGAAAATTAA
- a CDS encoding 4Fe-4S binding protein encodes MSCYKRIRVYYVQFANIITNIINEEYIEPDNDFCTKCGRCVKHCEHETRGFVKGF; translated from the coding sequence ATGAGCTGCTATAAGCGTATACGTGTATATTATGTGCAGTTTGCTAATATCATTACTAATATCATTAATGAAGAATATATTGAACCAGACAATGATTTTTGCACCAAGTGTGGAAGGTGTGTAAAACACTGTGAACATGAAACAAGAGGATTTGTAAAGGGTTTTTGA
- a CDS encoding WG repeat-containing protein: protein MTSLGSKRGIIYKNIVVEPQFDSIIFYSKYYLPNSNTKSPTILAAVKKNNKWPFISTDGKVLLPFQFDEVDVYFYDGMVKVKAGGKVGLVDINGKLVVKPQFDLIGYFNNNTACVKSNKKWGLIDKNGKIIIKPIYEDIQELPDQMCAVKLKGKWGFVNKYGKLVIQPQFNQVFSFSNGIAAVKKDKLWGFIDKSGKMIIKPQFEAVMEFYKTTFVVKKNGKWGFIDKSGKFIVKPTYDNITILPYTDLYILKKDKNIGLMDSKGKVIVDAINEFIEDDENLLWRIGCIKIKSSSQKYGFVLDIN, encoded by the coding sequence ATGACATCACTTGGCAGCAAAAGAGGAATAATATATAAAAACATCGTAGTTGAACCTCAATTTGACAGTATAATATTCTATTCGAAATATTATCTGCCAAACTCAAATACAAAATCTCCTACAATCTTAGCAGCTGTTAAGAAAAACAACAAATGGCCGTTTATTAGCACAGACGGCAAAGTTTTGCTTCCTTTTCAGTTTGATGAAGTGGATGTATATTTCTATGACGGAATGGTTAAAGTTAAAGCAGGTGGAAAGGTAGGTCTTGTTGATATAAACGGAAAACTTGTTGTGAAACCCCAATTTGATCTTATCGGTTATTTTAACAATAACACGGCATGTGTTAAGTCAAATAAAAAATGGGGTTTGATTGATAAAAATGGAAAAATAATTATAAAACCGATTTATGAAGATATCCAGGAGCTTCCTGACCAAATGTGTGCAGTAAAGCTTAAAGGCAAATGGGGATTCGTAAATAAATATGGAAAGCTTGTTATACAACCTCAGTTCAATCAAGTTTTTTCATTTTCAAATGGTATTGCTGCTGTTAAGAAAGACAAACTATGGGGCTTTATTGATAAAAGTGGAAAGATGATTATAAAACCTCAGTTTGAGGCAGTAATGGAGTTTTATAAAACAACATTTGTGGTGAAAAAAAATGGCAAATGGGGATTTATTGATAAAAGTGGAAAGTTCATAGTCAAGCCCACTTACGATAATATTACCATTTTGCCCTATACAGACCTGTACATTTTAAAGAAAGATAAAAATATTGGACTTATGGATTCAAAAGGAAAAGTTATTGTAGATGCAATAAATGAATTTATAGAAGACGACGAAAATTTGCTTTGGCGAATTGGCTGTATCAAAATAAAATCTTCATCACAAAAGTATGGTTTTGTTTTGGATATCAACTAA
- a CDS encoding WG repeat-containing protein has product MRKFLKILDFFLVVNFFIAISHPTTTFSQTNIDFIKFPKNQLIYIKPEFENIVPVSSADLAYPREFDKKDERAFLIMKNNKWGIFSKNQRLILKPQFDKIEALTDTLYAYLVENKWGVVNIASGKFSQPVFEGVYSFFYSENYFKVKQNGKFGLLRQDCKLELQPVYDQIYEVGSTNVYLVAKENKSYLVSVEQNKAIEASYDKIEQPIGFEDKSYGCTVVGALNYLKLKKDNKYGVLSTDFSIFIEPKYEDIKIEENKIVEIKQNGKWGIADQNDNVLVVPKFDDIFSIDGKTFIVSLARKYGIIDLTGKFTAQPVYDELAPFNSSGVLVAKKDGKYFLINKDGIPICNFLFDKIERDYYSSDDYYYRIYSGKKVGFISKDTKVILPQSMTISVQTFQVITGKMLS; this is encoded by the coding sequence TTGAGAAAATTTTTAAAAATTTTAGACTTTTTCCTTGTTGTTAACTTTTTTATAGCCATTTCGCATCCCACAACAACTTTTTCTCAAACAAATATTGATTTTATAAAGTTCCCCAAAAATCAACTTATATATATAAAACCAGAATTTGAAAATATAGTACCTGTATCAAGTGCCGATTTGGCATATCCTCGTGAGTTTGATAAAAAGGACGAAAGAGCATTTCTTATTATGAAGAATAACAAATGGGGAATATTTTCAAAAAACCAAAGGCTAATTTTAAAACCTCAATTTGATAAAATTGAAGCACTAACTGATACTCTTTATGCTTATTTAGTTGAGAACAAATGGGGAGTTGTTAATATAGCCTCAGGTAAGTTTTCTCAGCCCGTTTTTGAGGGTGTATATAGCTTTTTCTATAGTGAAAATTATTTTAAAGTCAAGCAAAATGGGAAGTTTGGACTTTTAAGACAAGATTGTAAATTAGAACTTCAACCAGTTTATGACCAAATTTATGAAGTTGGTTCTACAAATGTCTATTTAGTAGCAAAGGAAAATAAGAGTTATCTGGTATCTGTCGAACAAAATAAAGCTATTGAAGCATCATATGATAAAATTGAGCAGCCAATAGGATTTGAGGATAAATCATATGGCTGTACAGTTGTAGGTGCTCTTAATTATCTAAAATTAAAAAAAGACAATAAATACGGAGTTTTGTCAACAGACTTTTCAATTTTTATCGAACCTAAATATGAAGATATAAAGATAGAAGAAAATAAAATTGTAGAAATAAAGCAAAACGGCAAGTGGGGAATAGCTGATCAAAATGACAATGTTCTTGTTGTACCCAAATTTGATGATATTTTTTCTATCGATGGAAAAACATTTATAGTTTCTTTAGCGAGAAAATACGGTATTATTGATTTGACAGGAAAGTTTACTGCCCAACCAGTCTATGACGAACTTGCACCATTCAATAGCAGTGGAGTTTTAGTAGCCAAAAAAGATGGAAAATATTTCCTTATAAATAAAGATGGCATACCCATCTGTAATTTTTTGTTTGACAAAATTGAAAGAGACTATTACAGCTCAGATGATTATTACTATCGAATTTACAGTGGTAAAAAAGTTGGCTTTATTAGCAAAGATACAAAAGTAATACTCCCCCAAAGTATGACTATATCGGTTCAAACTTTTCAGGTTATAACAGGGAAGATGCTCTCATGA
- a CDS encoding TetR/AcrR family transcriptional regulator, producing MPKKTFLNLPEEKRNLITDTLIKYFSQKPYHKVDISDVAKECNVAKGSMYQYFENKKDMYFYAIGVSYQRFLKLFEKLDMVHVNLFDYYENSIETTWVAMKDLKSEYLLLERAFFSQDSPFKDEVNEKFLKQSREFLVKIIKYNQQKGYIRDDIDPVIISIFLEGASFYMKKFVIEEALSRTSTTLDLDISYFKDALSQFIKLLKEGIGKK from the coding sequence ATGCCAAAAAAGACATTTTTGAACCTTCCAGAAGAGAAAAGAAATCTTATAACAGATACATTAATAAAATACTTTTCCCAAAAACCTTATCATAAGGTTGATATATCAGATGTAGCAAAAGAGTGCAATGTTGCAAAAGGGAGTATGTACCAGTATTTTGAAAACAAGAAAGATATGTACTTTTACGCAATAGGGGTCTCTTACCAGAGATTTTTGAAACTTTTTGAAAAGCTTGATATGGTACATGTAAATCTATTTGATTACTATGAAAATTCAATAGAGACTACTTGGGTCGCAATGAAAGATCTCAAGAGTGAGTACCTGCTTTTGGAAAGAGCGTTTTTTTCACAAGACTCACCCTTTAAAGATGAGGTAAATGAGAAATTTTTGAAGCAGTCGAGAGAGTTTTTAGTAAAAATTATAAAGTACAATCAGCAAAAAGGATATATAAGGGATGATATTGATCCTGTTATAATTTCTATTTTCTTAGAAGGTGCAAGTTTTTATATGAAAAAATTTGTAATCGAAGAAGCACTAAGCAGAACATCAACAACACTTGATCTTGACATAAGTTATTTTAAAGATGCACTGTCTCAATTTATAAAACTTTTAAAAGAAGGAATAGGGAAAAAATAA
- a CDS encoding ABC transporter ATP-binding protein: MFVKVENLSKVYRMGQNTIKALDEVSFELEKGKIYTVIGPSGSGKTTLFNILGGLDRADGGRVFVDGKEITAMDQKRLSEYRRDYVGFVFQFFNLINGLTVYENVLSSAHLSKDPLDVDMVLKMMDVYSEKDKFPFELSGGQQQRVAIARAVVKNPALILCDEPTGALDYDSSKLVLKLLEDVNKKFGTTILIITHNLAISKMANATLRLRSGRLVEFLKNPQKISAQEVTW; the protein is encoded by the coding sequence GTGTTTGTGAAGGTTGAGAATCTTTCAAAAGTCTACAGGATGGGTCAAAATACAATCAAGGCGCTCGATGAAGTTAGTTTTGAGCTCGAAAAAGGAAAAATCTACACTGTGATAGGGCCATCTGGGTCGGGTAAAACCACGCTTTTTAACATCCTTGGTGGGCTTGACAGGGCAGATGGAGGCAGAGTTTTTGTTGATGGCAAAGAGATAACTGCAATGGACCAAAAAAGGCTTTCTGAGTACAGGCGCGACTATGTGGGTTTTGTATTTCAGTTTTTTAACCTCATAAATGGTCTCACTGTTTATGAAAATGTGCTCTCAAGTGCACATCTTAGCAAAGATCCACTGGATGTTGATATGGTATTAAAAATGATGGATGTCTATTCTGAAAAGGACAAATTTCCTTTTGAACTGTCTGGCGGACAGCAGCAAAGGGTGGCAATTGCAAGAGCAGTTGTCAAAAACCCTGCATTGATTTTGTGCGATGAGCCCACAGGTGCACTTGACTATGACAGCAGCAAACTTGTGTTAAAACTTTTAGAAGATGTAAATAAAAAGTTTGGTACAACCATTTTGATAATTACACACAATCTTGCAATTTCTAAAATGGCAAATGCTACATTGAGGCTGAGGTCAGGTAGACTTGTAGAATTTTTGAAAAATCCTCAAAAGATTTCTGCTCAAGAGGTGACATGGTGA
- a CDS encoding ISNCY-like element ISCsa7 family transposase yields the protein MTNFIKTQKQKFLKILMTIEKVIKALGLKIKSSRRGRPKKFKLSHIIACFVYKVKNKINSFRELEYKINEDEEFKKAIGIEKSPDHTYFSKWAKVIEEEYIEGIARILVREIDPQTKVCAIDSTPLRSSRGDKEAEVGVCVSLGFYNGYKLHVLATVESEVIPIVWWLTCANIHDSKVVELLYEAKIFGPEVILADAGYDCAKWFEVSDRLGMKFVAAVNKRNSKDFSNVKNILRIKNMEFLRSEEGQKLYKQRTKIERLFGKLKGEYNLEQVRLRGFRTYKKHVDWIMITYLIEVYIQKIENCKFSFKYTWNNL from the coding sequence ATGACTAATTTTATTAAAACACAAAAACAAAAATTTTTAAAGATACTTATGACAATTGAGAAAGTAATAAAAGCCTTGGGATTAAAGATAAAAAGTAGCAGGAGAGGAAGACCGAAGAAATTTAAGCTAAGCCATATAATAGCTTGTTTTGTTTACAAAGTCAAAAACAAGATAAACAGTTTCAGGGAATTAGAATACAAGATAAATGAAGATGAAGAATTTAAAAAGGCTATAGGGATAGAAAAGAGCCCCGATCATACATATTTTTCGAAATGGGCAAAAGTAATTGAAGAAGAATATATAGAAGGGATAGCAAGAATTTTAGTGAGAGAAATAGATCCGCAGACAAAAGTTTGTGCTATAGATTCTACACCTTTGAGAAGCTCGAGGGGTGACAAAGAGGCAGAAGTAGGAGTATGTGTTAGTTTAGGTTTTTACAATGGGTATAAATTACATGTGTTAGCAACAGTTGAAAGCGAGGTTATACCTATAGTATGGTGGTTGACATGTGCAAATATCCATGACAGTAAAGTAGTAGAACTTTTGTATGAAGCTAAGATATTTGGACCTGAAGTGATATTGGCAGATGCAGGTTATGATTGTGCGAAATGGTTTGAGGTGTCAGATAGACTTGGGATGAAGTTTGTAGCGGCGGTAAATAAGAGAAATAGTAAGGATTTCAGTAATGTAAAAAATATTTTGAGGATAAAAAATATGGAATTTTTAAGAAGCGAAGAAGGACAAAAGTTATATAAGCAGAGGACAAAAATAGAAAGATTATTTGGTAAGTTAAAAGGAGAATACAATTTAGAACAAGTAAGGTTAAGAGGTTTTAGAACATATAAGAAGCATGTAGACTGGATTATGATTACTTATTTGATAGAGGTCTATATTCAAAAAATTGAAAACTGTAAATTTTCTTTTAAATACACGTGGAATAATTTATAG
- a CDS encoding radical SAM/SPASM domain-containing protein, translated as MDVFIYSIKQLKNYGLNKIIISGGEPTLRDDLEFLLREIKENISIEYVCLITNGIHFPEKLINVVKKYVDEVSVSIDGYNENISFIRPAGIYSSVIDTVRVLKENEINVSMIVTLHKQNMEVMNEYKLLSEKLEVPFSYSILVCNNKNRDECKEFEFDDNSLNKIKWDQDIENTKIENFEFATRLSCEAGRRLLSIAANGDVFPCHMLHDECLKFGNINDMSIPEILISPKRLLFKFITVDFIKECSACKFRYLCGGGCRANAYYKNGDLLSKDPYCLMYYNFYNTILDLLKQQNLAYKNISREELNEKQIT; from the coding sequence GTGGACGTTTTCATATATAGCATTAAACAATTAAAGAACTATGGACTTAATAAAATTATTATATCTGGTGGTGAACCTACATTAAGGGATGATTTGGAATTTTTACTAAGAGAAATAAAAGAAAATATATCAATTGAATATGTGTGTTTAATAACAAATGGTATTCACTTTCCAGAAAAACTTATAAATGTTGTTAAGAAGTATGTAGATGAAGTTTCAGTTTCAATTGATGGATACAATGAAAATATAAGTTTTATAAGACCAGCAGGTATATATAGCAGTGTGATTGACACAGTAAGAGTTTTAAAAGAAAACGAAATTAATGTAAGTATGATAGTAACATTACATAAACAAAATATGGAGGTTATGAATGAATATAAATTATTAAGTGAAAAATTAGAAGTTCCTTTTAGTTATAGCATTCTTGTTTGTAATAATAAAAATAGAGACGAATGTAAAGAATTCGAATTTGATGATAATTCATTAAATAAAATCAAGTGGGATCAAGATATTGAAAATACAAAAATAGAAAATTTCGAATTTGCAACCAGATTAAGTTGTGAAGCAGGTAGAAGGCTATTGAGCATTGCTGCAAACGGAGATGTGTTTCCATGCCATATGCTTCACGACGAATGCTTAAAGTTTGGAAATATAAATGACATGTCAATACCGGAGATTCTTATTTCCCCCAAGAGGTTATTGTTTAAATTTATTACTGTTGACTTTATCAAAGAATGTAGTGCATGTAAATTTAGATATTTATGTGGAGGAGGATGTCGTGCTAATGCTTACTATAAGAATGGTGATTTATTAAGCAAAGATCCATATTGTTTAATGTATTATAATTTTTATAATACAATACTTGATTTATTAAAACAGCAAAATTTAGCCTACAAAAATATTTCGAGGGAGGAATTAAATGAGAAACAAATTACCTAA